In a single window of the Arachis hypogaea cultivar Tifrunner chromosome 6, arahy.Tifrunner.gnm2.J5K5, whole genome shotgun sequence genome:
- the LOC112756171 gene encoding serine carboxypeptidase 1-like isoform X3 has translation MNLMMISLKLLLFMNLSIIIITCKANPNQQGQPEGVDFDQYAGYITLDANKGKALFYYFVESPQNSSTNPLLLWLNGGPGCSSLGFGAMEELGPFRINSDGRTLYRNPYAWNNVANVIFLESPAGVGFSYSNTSSDYAKIGDSITALDSYTFLVKWLERFPHYKTRDFFITGESYAGHYVPQLAHTILSYNNIAASNHQTVINLKGIAVGNGWIDDNLCTKGMYDYYWSHALSSDESHSGIEKNCDYVSGNFSNECIKYMNMADVEVGDIDIYNIYAPPCDSSSASKSPGNDFDPCSDHYTKSYLNLPEVQKALHAKATNWSSCSLVGWTDSPASILPTINRLISSNLSIWIYSGDTDGRVPITSSRYSINALKLPVQTPWRSWYSANQVGGYVVGYKGLTLVTVRGAGHTVPSYQPQRALTMISYFLNGELPPKN, from the exons ATGAATCTTATGATGATATCTTTGAAACTACTTTTGTTCATGAATTtgtccatcatcatcatcacatgcAAGGCCAATCCTAACCAACAAG GACAACCTGAAGGAGTGGATTTTGATCAATATGCTGGCTATATAACTCTTGATGCAAACAAAGGGAAAGCACTCTTCTACTACTTTGTTGAGTCACCTCAAAATTCTTCCACCAACCCTCTTCTTCTATGGCTCAATGGAG GGCCAGGGTGCTCTTCTCTGGGGTTTGGAGCAATGGAAGAATTGGGACCTTTTAGAATCAATAGTGATGGAAGAACACTTTACAGAAATCCATATGCATGGAACAATG TTGCAAACGTGATTTTCCTAGAATCACCAGCAGGTGTTGGAttttcatattcaaacacttccTCGGACTATGCTAAAATTGGCGACAGCATCACCGCCTTGGATTCTTACACATTCCTTGTGAAGTGGCTTGAGAGATTCCCACACTACAAAACACGTGACTTCTTCATAACTGGAGAAAGCTATGCTGGCCATTATGTCCCTCAGCTTGCTCACACTATTCTCTCATATAATAACATTGCAGCGTCAAATCATCAAACAGTTATCAACTTAAAAGGAATTGCG GTTGGAAATGGATGGATAGATGATAATTTGTGTACAAAGGGTATGTATGATTATTACTGGTCACATGCTCTAAGCTCTGACGAATCACATTCTGGAATTGAAAAAAATTGTGACTATGTTAGCGGTAATTTCTCTAATGAATGCATCAAATATATGAACATGGCTGATGTTGAAGTTGGTGATATTGACATATACAACATATATGCTCCACCTTGTGATTCTTCATCTGCATCAAAATCTCCT GGCAATGATTTCGACCCTTGTTCTGATCATTACACAAAGTCCTACTTGAATCTCCCAGAAGTTCAAAAGGCCCTTCATGCTAAAGCCACAAATTGGTCTTCTTGCAG CCTGGTGGGATGGACGGATAGTCCAGCAAGTATTCTACCAACTATAAATAGATTAATATCAAGTAACTTAAGCATCTGGATTTATAG TGGCGACACAGATGGTCGAGTTCCCATAACTTCATCTAGGTATTCAATAAATGCCCTCAAACTTCCAGTGCAGACACCTTGGCGTTCATGGTATTCTGCCAATCAG GTTGGAGGATATGTTGTTGGGTATAAAGGGCTCACTCTTGTAACTGTAAGAGGAGCAGGGCACACTGTTCCAAGCTACCAACCTCAGAGGGCACTAACCATGATCTCATATTTTCTCAATGGAGAACTTCCACCAAAGAATTAA
- the LOC112756172 gene encoding polyadenylate-binding protein RBP47-like, producing the protein MEQSNGSDSPQQNQHKQQQPSSDNHQPQQPKQQQRQHPPAVAVPTQQWMPYPAAAMVMQHHMLPPQHYAPPHYVPYHHPYHAPAPPPPPHVAHHNHQQHQHGSGGGENKTVWVGDLHHWMDENYLHRCFASAGEISSIKVIRNKQTGLSEGYGFVEFHSHATAEKVLQSYAGILMPNTEQPFRLNWATFSTGEKSSDNVPDLSIFVGDLAADVTDSLLHETFASVFPSVKAAKVVFDANTGRSKGYGFVRFGDDSERTKAMTQMNGVYCSSRPMRIGAATPRKSSGHQGGQANGASSQSEADSTNTTIFVGGLDPNVTDEDLRQQFSQYGEIVSVKIPVGKGCGFVQFAIRNNAEEALQKLNGTVIGKQTVRLSWGRNPANKQFRMDFGGNHWNGTYYGAPVYDGYGYALPPPHDPSIYAAAYAAYPIYGGHQQQVN; encoded by the exons ATGGAACAATCCAACGGTTCTGATTCGCCGCAGCAAAACCAACACAAACAACAGCAACCGTCGTCAGACAACCATCAACCGCAACAACCGAAGCAGCAACAACGGCAACATCCACCGGCCGTTGCGGTGCCGACGCAGCAGTGGATGCCGTATCCTGCGGCGGCCATGGTAATGCAGCACCACATGTTGCCGCCGCAGCACTACGCGCCGCCTCACTACGTGCCTTATCACCATCCCTACCACGCGCCGGCTCCACCTCCTCCGCCTCACGTGGCTCACCACAACCACCAGCAGCACCAGCATGGATCCGGCGGCGGTGAGAACAAGACGGTTTGGGTTGGAGATTTACATCACTGGATGGATGAGAACTATCTCCATCGATGCTTCGCTTCCGCCGGAGAG ATTTCATCCATCAAGGTTATTCGCAATAAGCAGACTGGTCTATCAGAGGGTTATGGATTTGTTGAATTTCATTCACATGCCACAGCTGAGAAGGTTTTACAGAGCTATGCTGGAATTTTGATGCCGAACACAGAGCAACCTTTCCGCCTGAACTGGGCAACATTTAGTACAGGAGAGAAGTCCTCAGACAATGTTCCTGATCTTTCTATTTTTGTAGGAGATTTAGCTGCAGATGTTACAGATAGTTTGTTGCATGAAACGTTTGCTAGTGTGTTTCCTTCTGTTAAAGCTGCAAAAGTTGTCTTTGATGCCAATACTGGCCGTTCAAAGGGCTATGGTTTCGTTAGGTTTGGAGATGATAGCGAGAGAACGAAAGCTATGACTCAAATGAATGGCGTTTACTGTTCTAGCAGGCCTATGCGTATTGGCGCTGCAACTCCAAGGAAATCATCTGGCCATCAAG GAGGCCAGGCAAATGGTGCATCCAGCCAATCTGAAGCGGATTCTACAAACACAACT ATATTTGTTGGAGGACTCGACCCTAATGTTACAGATGAAGATCTTAGGCAGCAATTCTCTCAGTATGGTGAGATAGTATCTGTTAAGATACCTGTTGGAAAGGGGTGTGGTTTTGTCCAATTTGCAATCAG AAATAATGCTGAAGAGGCATTGCAGAAGCTAAATGGGACAGTGATTGGCAAGCAAACAGTTCGTCTTTCTTGGGGTCGTAATCCAGCAAATAAGCAG TTTAGAATGGACTTTGGTGGCAACCACTGGAATGGCACCTATTACGGAGCCCCTGTTTATGATGGTTATGGATATGCattgcctcctcctcatgatccaAGCATATATGCTGCTGCCTACGCTGCTTACCCTATCTATGGAGGCCACCAACAACAAGTAAACTGA
- the LOC112756171 gene encoding serine carboxypeptidase 1-like isoform X4 — MNLMMISLKLLLFMNLSIIIITCKANPNQQGQPEGVDFDQYAGYITLDANKGKALFYYFVESPQNSSTNPLLLWLNGGPGCSSLGFGAMEELGPFRINSDGRTLYRNPYAWNNVANVIFLESPAGVGFSYSNTSSDYAKIGDSITALDSYTFLVKWLERFPHYKTRDFFITGESYAGHYVPQLAHTILSYNNIAASNHQTVINLKGIAVGNGWIDDNLCTKGMYDYYWSHALSSDESHSGIEKNCDYVSGNFSNECIKYMNMADVEVGDIDIYNIYAPPCDSSSASKSPGNDFDPCSDHYTKSYLNLPEVQKALHAKATNWSSCSGDTDGRVPITSSRYSINALKLPVQTPWRSWYSANQVGGYVVGYKGLTLVTVRGAGHTVPSYQPQRALTMISYFLNGELPPKN; from the exons ATGAATCTTATGATGATATCTTTGAAACTACTTTTGTTCATGAATTtgtccatcatcatcatcacatgcAAGGCCAATCCTAACCAACAAG GACAACCTGAAGGAGTGGATTTTGATCAATATGCTGGCTATATAACTCTTGATGCAAACAAAGGGAAAGCACTCTTCTACTACTTTGTTGAGTCACCTCAAAATTCTTCCACCAACCCTCTTCTTCTATGGCTCAATGGAG GGCCAGGGTGCTCTTCTCTGGGGTTTGGAGCAATGGAAGAATTGGGACCTTTTAGAATCAATAGTGATGGAAGAACACTTTACAGAAATCCATATGCATGGAACAATG TTGCAAACGTGATTTTCCTAGAATCACCAGCAGGTGTTGGAttttcatattcaaacacttccTCGGACTATGCTAAAATTGGCGACAGCATCACCGCCTTGGATTCTTACACATTCCTTGTGAAGTGGCTTGAGAGATTCCCACACTACAAAACACGTGACTTCTTCATAACTGGAGAAAGCTATGCTGGCCATTATGTCCCTCAGCTTGCTCACACTATTCTCTCATATAATAACATTGCAGCGTCAAATCATCAAACAGTTATCAACTTAAAAGGAATTGCG GTTGGAAATGGATGGATAGATGATAATTTGTGTACAAAGGGTATGTATGATTATTACTGGTCACATGCTCTAAGCTCTGACGAATCACATTCTGGAATTGAAAAAAATTGTGACTATGTTAGCGGTAATTTCTCTAATGAATGCATCAAATATATGAACATGGCTGATGTTGAAGTTGGTGATATTGACATATACAACATATATGCTCCACCTTGTGATTCTTCATCTGCATCAAAATCTCCT GGCAATGATTTCGACCCTTGTTCTGATCATTACACAAAGTCCTACTTGAATCTCCCAGAAGTTCAAAAGGCCCTTCATGCTAAAGCCACAAATTGGTCTTCTTGCAG TGGCGACACAGATGGTCGAGTTCCCATAACTTCATCTAGGTATTCAATAAATGCCCTCAAACTTCCAGTGCAGACACCTTGGCGTTCATGGTATTCTGCCAATCAG GTTGGAGGATATGTTGTTGGGTATAAAGGGCTCACTCTTGTAACTGTAAGAGGAGCAGGGCACACTGTTCCAAGCTACCAACCTCAGAGGGCACTAACCATGATCTCATATTTTCTCAATGGAGAACTTCCACCAAAGAATTAA
- the LOC112756171 gene encoding serine carboxypeptidase 1-like isoform X1: MNLMMISLKLLLFMNLSIIIITCKANPNQQGEHLSKFIHSKRSQNNNNKNPSSSSSLEAFHSHLPQLHVDDDDDEQSKLKEDDKVEGLPGQPEGVDFDQYAGYITLDANKGKALFYYFVESPQNSSTNPLLLWLNGGPGCSSLGFGAMEELGPFRINSDGRTLYRNPYAWNNVANVIFLESPAGVGFSYSNTSSDYAKIGDSITALDSYTFLVKWLERFPHYKTRDFFITGESYAGHYVPQLAHTILSYNNIAASNHQTVINLKGIAVGNGWIDDNLCTKGMYDYYWSHALSSDESHSGIEKNCDYVSGNFSNECIKYMNMADVEVGDIDIYNIYAPPCDSSSASKSPGNDFDPCSDHYTKSYLNLPEVQKALHAKATNWSSCSLVGWTDSPASILPTINRLISSNLSIWIYSGDTDGRVPITSSRYSINALKLPVQTPWRSWYSANQVGGYVVGYKGLTLVTVRGAGHTVPSYQPQRALTMISYFLNGELPPKN, translated from the exons ATGAATCTTATGATGATATCTTTGAAACTACTTTTGTTCATGAATTtgtccatcatcatcatcacatgcAAGGCCAATCCTAACCAACAAGGTGAACACCTCTCTAAGTTCATTCATTCAAAGAGGtctcaaaataataataacaaaaatccatcatcatcatcatcattggaaGCTTTCCATTCTCATCTTCCACAACTacatgttgatgatgatgatgatgaacaaTCTAAGCTTAAAGAAGATGATAAAGTTGAAGGTCTACCAGGACAACCTGAAGGAGTGGATTTTGATCAATATGCTGGCTATATAACTCTTGATGCAAACAAAGGGAAAGCACTCTTCTACTACTTTGTTGAGTCACCTCAAAATTCTTCCACCAACCCTCTTCTTCTATGGCTCAATGGAG GGCCAGGGTGCTCTTCTCTGGGGTTTGGAGCAATGGAAGAATTGGGACCTTTTAGAATCAATAGTGATGGAAGAACACTTTACAGAAATCCATATGCATGGAACAATG TTGCAAACGTGATTTTCCTAGAATCACCAGCAGGTGTTGGAttttcatattcaaacacttccTCGGACTATGCTAAAATTGGCGACAGCATCACCGCCTTGGATTCTTACACATTCCTTGTGAAGTGGCTTGAGAGATTCCCACACTACAAAACACGTGACTTCTTCATAACTGGAGAAAGCTATGCTGGCCATTATGTCCCTCAGCTTGCTCACACTATTCTCTCATATAATAACATTGCAGCGTCAAATCATCAAACAGTTATCAACTTAAAAGGAATTGCG GTTGGAAATGGATGGATAGATGATAATTTGTGTACAAAGGGTATGTATGATTATTACTGGTCACATGCTCTAAGCTCTGACGAATCACATTCTGGAATTGAAAAAAATTGTGACTATGTTAGCGGTAATTTCTCTAATGAATGCATCAAATATATGAACATGGCTGATGTTGAAGTTGGTGATATTGACATATACAACATATATGCTCCACCTTGTGATTCTTCATCTGCATCAAAATCTCCT GGCAATGATTTCGACCCTTGTTCTGATCATTACACAAAGTCCTACTTGAATCTCCCAGAAGTTCAAAAGGCCCTTCATGCTAAAGCCACAAATTGGTCTTCTTGCAG CCTGGTGGGATGGACGGATAGTCCAGCAAGTATTCTACCAACTATAAATAGATTAATATCAAGTAACTTAAGCATCTGGATTTATAG TGGCGACACAGATGGTCGAGTTCCCATAACTTCATCTAGGTATTCAATAAATGCCCTCAAACTTCCAGTGCAGACACCTTGGCGTTCATGGTATTCTGCCAATCAG GTTGGAGGATATGTTGTTGGGTATAAAGGGCTCACTCTTGTAACTGTAAGAGGAGCAGGGCACACTGTTCCAAGCTACCAACCTCAGAGGGCACTAACCATGATCTCATATTTTCTCAATGGAGAACTTCCACCAAAGAATTAA
- the LOC112756171 gene encoding serine carboxypeptidase 1-like isoform X2 — translation MNLMMISLKLLLFMNLSIIIITCKANPNQQGEHLSKFIHSKRSQNNNNKNPSSSSSLEAFHSHLPQLHVDDDDDEQSKLKEDDKVEGLPGQPEGVDFDQYAGYITLDANKGKALFYYFVESPQNSSTNPLLLWLNGGPGCSSLGFGAMEELGPFRINSDGRTLYRNPYAWNNVANVIFLESPAGVGFSYSNTSSDYAKIGDSITALDSYTFLVKWLERFPHYKTRDFFITGESYAGHYVPQLAHTILSYNNIAASNHQTVINLKGIAVGNGWIDDNLCTKGMYDYYWSHALSSDESHSGIEKNCDYVSGNFSNECIKYMNMADVEVGDIDIYNIYAPPCDSSSASKSPGNDFDPCSDHYTKSYLNLPEVQKALHAKATNWSSCSGDTDGRVPITSSRYSINALKLPVQTPWRSWYSANQVGGYVVGYKGLTLVTVRGAGHTVPSYQPQRALTMISYFLNGELPPKN, via the exons ATGAATCTTATGATGATATCTTTGAAACTACTTTTGTTCATGAATTtgtccatcatcatcatcacatgcAAGGCCAATCCTAACCAACAAGGTGAACACCTCTCTAAGTTCATTCATTCAAAGAGGtctcaaaataataataacaaaaatccatcatcatcatcatcattggaaGCTTTCCATTCTCATCTTCCACAACTacatgttgatgatgatgatgatgaacaaTCTAAGCTTAAAGAAGATGATAAAGTTGAAGGTCTACCAGGACAACCTGAAGGAGTGGATTTTGATCAATATGCTGGCTATATAACTCTTGATGCAAACAAAGGGAAAGCACTCTTCTACTACTTTGTTGAGTCACCTCAAAATTCTTCCACCAACCCTCTTCTTCTATGGCTCAATGGAG GGCCAGGGTGCTCTTCTCTGGGGTTTGGAGCAATGGAAGAATTGGGACCTTTTAGAATCAATAGTGATGGAAGAACACTTTACAGAAATCCATATGCATGGAACAATG TTGCAAACGTGATTTTCCTAGAATCACCAGCAGGTGTTGGAttttcatattcaaacacttccTCGGACTATGCTAAAATTGGCGACAGCATCACCGCCTTGGATTCTTACACATTCCTTGTGAAGTGGCTTGAGAGATTCCCACACTACAAAACACGTGACTTCTTCATAACTGGAGAAAGCTATGCTGGCCATTATGTCCCTCAGCTTGCTCACACTATTCTCTCATATAATAACATTGCAGCGTCAAATCATCAAACAGTTATCAACTTAAAAGGAATTGCG GTTGGAAATGGATGGATAGATGATAATTTGTGTACAAAGGGTATGTATGATTATTACTGGTCACATGCTCTAAGCTCTGACGAATCACATTCTGGAATTGAAAAAAATTGTGACTATGTTAGCGGTAATTTCTCTAATGAATGCATCAAATATATGAACATGGCTGATGTTGAAGTTGGTGATATTGACATATACAACATATATGCTCCACCTTGTGATTCTTCATCTGCATCAAAATCTCCT GGCAATGATTTCGACCCTTGTTCTGATCATTACACAAAGTCCTACTTGAATCTCCCAGAAGTTCAAAAGGCCCTTCATGCTAAAGCCACAAATTGGTCTTCTTGCAG TGGCGACACAGATGGTCGAGTTCCCATAACTTCATCTAGGTATTCAATAAATGCCCTCAAACTTCCAGTGCAGACACCTTGGCGTTCATGGTATTCTGCCAATCAG GTTGGAGGATATGTTGTTGGGTATAAAGGGCTCACTCTTGTAACTGTAAGAGGAGCAGGGCACACTGTTCCAAGCTACCAACCTCAGAGGGCACTAACCATGATCTCATATTTTCTCAATGGAGAACTTCCACCAAAGAATTAA